The sequence CCATATCAATTGCATATTAGACATTTAAGTAATTTCTAGTATGAAATTACTGTACCAGTCAGTTGGATGATGTGACACTGATTTccatttgtttatttttcttcaGAGTTACACATTGATATTGATTTTGCCTTTTCCGTATTCCACTGAAAATTTTACTTAACTTGTGAGCCAGAGGCTAAATCTGACCCGTAAAGTGTTCTGTTTTTAGAGGCAACATTAAAGGCTATGAAAGACAAATCAAAATTGCCTGAAGCAGTAGAGCCCGAACCTGAACCGACGACAGAAGTTTTGTTTCTTTGTAGCTATGAGGGTTGTGGAAAGACATTTATTGATGCTGGAGCTTTGAGGAAGCATTCTCACATTCATGGAGAGAGACAATATGTTTGCCATTATGAGAATTGTGGAAAAGTAATGTGGCTCCTTGTTTTCTCAATGAACTATATGAAATTTAacacattttaaattgtttttgcCACATTTCATGTTTGATGAGTCTTTCTTTCATATTAAATAGATTTTATTTTGCAGAAATTTTTGGATAGTTCAAAGCTAAAGAGGCATTTTTTAATTCATACCGGAGAGAGAGATTTTGTTTGTCCCCATGAAGGCTGTGGTAAGGTGAGTATTACCTTCTAGGAGGATATCGTGTAAAACCCCTCCTCCCCCACATCCACGTGCATGCACCAGGGTCCTCTTAGTAGCCAGAAATTAATCATATCATTAAATGCATAAGTCTGAGTCTCGATGAATTTGTGAGGATGCCATTTTGTTGTAGACAAATTGGTAGCATACAAGTAGATGCATTCTGTTCGTCTTCAACAACCTTGATATATTTCAAGAATACCATAGATTGGAAATTTTAATGTAATGTCCCTTCCTAGTATTCTGTTACACATGGCTTGTTTTCTGATGCTTTGAGTCAATATTTGTCAGGCATTCTCTCTGGATTTCAATCTAAGGTCACACATGAAAACACATTCGCAGGAGAACTATCACCTTTGCCCGTATCCTGAATGTGGAAAACGATATGCGCACGAGTATAAGCTAAAGAATCACATTGCTTCTCATCACGAGAAGGTGATACATTTTCCATCTCTTTTCAAGTTTTAGTACTTTCcttttttgtgattgttttgATCACATCATTTAATGTTCTCTGAATTTTGCTTTTTACTTGTACCTTTTAGCTATTTTGTTGGATGGTTTCATTTTTGGAACCTAAGAGACTCACTTCTGGACTCTGGTTATCCTGGTTCCACGTAGATAAATTGTGGTCCCTAATGATTCCAAAATCACTAACATTTCATGGCTCCAACTTTTTGTTGAAAACAAACAGCCATGGAATTCAGATGTGTTTGCTTTTATAAACATGAGGGACAAAAACTGATGAGTTTGTGAGAGGATCAAATCTAGATTTGATACAATGGCATACTTAAGGGACCGAAAATGAATTTAACCAACTAAATTTTTTACCCAAGCAGCTGTATTAATAAAATCTTAAGCCCGAGCATAGAATCGGAGAAGACAAAGTTCGTTGAAATTTCCTTTTTAAGATATAGCTGGGTTATTACATTTTATGTCATTATGAAACAATTATTTGCTTATGTTCAAGGTGAGAATTTAAAGCCCAAGGCATTGCAATAATATACACAAGAAGGTCAGATGACTTTAaagatcatttttctttttatcatacttgataaatattttgagACAAATGCATTAAAATGCTTGAAGAAGATCATGTGCTCTCTGTTCCTTTTCTTCCAAAATAATCTGAGAGAGAGAGTCACAAAGTTAATTGAACTGCCGAGACAAATTGGTGTAGAGTTTCCGGTTTCAATGGTTAAAGGTGGCCTTTTTCCTCTTTATAATAGAGGTAACTTAAAGATCATTTGCAGCAAGACTTTTATAAGATTCAGGCATTGAATTTATGTGGCTCTGTGTAGAGATATAGATTCACATGAGACTTATAGCTGCTACTCTTCTGTCATTTTTAGCTCTTCTGTAATGTTCCCCAACTTGGAGTCTTGGACACAATGAGATTGTAGGGCTGGAAAATAATATCAAGACAATCACAAAGTGATGTGACATTGGCGATTAACTTgggaattttttaattaaagcaAGGTGTGGTTTGTTTGGACAAGCCTTGGTCTGACAAAGggcagaaatatgattttttgggTTTAGCAGCCTCCTTTAGTTATGTTAGAGTTACGGGATGAACACTTTATGCACCTATCTCCACAGACTATGCTTCATCCATGGAGTATTGGCAAAATGTTTTTACAAGTCAGAATTTTCTCCTGATTCCATCTCATCTGTTGTAGTCCCTTTCCTATATGAAACATGTTCGGTTCCCAAGctgataaattttgaaatggaAGGGAGACCAATTACTAACATGAGGGACTAATCTTGGTTAGGGTGAGTACCCCAATCGATCTGGGGGCTTAAGTAACGGGACAAAAATGATATATGCTTACTGTTCATACTTAGATTAAGGTTCTTGTGAACTTCATAGTGTGGTGGATGTTATTAAAGGACCAAAATGAAATCACCCCTCTTTTTCGTTGTTGATGCTCTGATAAATGGTTCTTGTTAACTCGAAAAATAACAGGTATCATCAGACATTCACGTCATTTCTCCTTTTTCACATTGAGCACTACTAATTATTGTCTGTTGCAATGCTGGGAAAGAGAAATTAATGGTTCTGAGTTTGCCTGGACATATTGAAAAGCTTTTCTACATATGATATACGTACTTTAAAGTTTCACTTTTGATATCTTGTTGCTGCGACATGCAAGTAGCTTGAACTCGGGCAATTTACACAGAACGGTTTAGATGATGTCAAATACACCACACCAGTGGAAAAACCAGCGAAAACTTCAAAATCTAACACTGGAGCTTCCGGACCTGCATCATCAGACCGCCCGTTCGCATGTCCATATGAAGGGTGTGAGAAGGCCTACATCCACGAGTACAAGCTCAATCTTCATTTGAGACGAGAGCATCCTGGCCATTTTCCAGATGACAAAGCCAAAAACAACACGCGAGCCAATACTGAAAATGAGATAGATGAAGGGAGTGATCAAGAAGCATATACTGGAAAACGTGGGAATGGCAAAGTTCAGAAACAAAGCAGGTCAAAGCCAGGTTTGAAGATGCCTCCTTCAAAAGTGACTCAGCGCAAAACTACTACCACATCTTCTGCCAACTTGAATGTGGTGAAAAAACCTTGGCCTGTTAAAGACGAAATGTACGATGAAGAAGATAGTGAAGAAACGGAAGAAGAGCGAGATAACTTAGCAGAGGGAGGATGGAGGTATGGGgaaaataatgatgatgatgaagaagagaCAGAAGATGAGGAATAAGCGTGTAGTTTAATCGGTGTTTGAATGCCTTCCTCTTGAAATGAAAGAGGTGTACCATGATTAGAAGACTTTAATCGATAATGCTTTGTATACACAAAGAAAGATCAATAAATAATCTTAAGTTCATAATTTTGGAAGTTTAAGTTCACTTTTTTCAGAGAATTATGGTTGAACGCTGGGTCTAAACGCATTGAATCGggccaaataaaattttatattcgaGTTCGAttagaaatttgataattttattatctttgttcgaaatatttaaaaatggttgcgagttttttgaaaataaaacctcaaagtaaatttatttgatatataattatataatattaatactCACGAGTGGTTTTTGAACTTTCGAACGAAATAATTTGAGCACGATTTTGGttcgaaaaaaatttgaatatgttCGAGTTCGGGTCGAATTCGATAATTATGAatgtaaatcaaatattttttgagtatGTTAGATTATGTCTTATCTTCAGTTAAACTAAGGTGGTAGCCTAATCGAAAAAGTTGAGCTTGTGTACAAGCCCactttttttataaaatctcGATGATGGATAGAGAAGTTTTGGAATCCTCGTCGCGAATTTCATATGAGATATTCAAAAGAGATACTAAGGGCAACTCCAACGCTGCGTCAATGCTCCAAAACACCATTTTGGCGCAACGTTCAATGCTCCAATGGGGCCGCGCTATTTCGGTCTCCTGCGCCAAATTGGCGCGGgggtcattttttttttaatttttttaaatgtgtatttattataaatatttgtattaaaaattgtaaatattataaaataatagtataatatttattttaataattagatatttaatcctaaaaatttttaaaaatataattgttgatttttaaaatatttatttatttatgttaattattaatatttaaaaactaatttgatttaatgatttttaattaatataatttaatacaaatacaaaaaattactataacaatacaattcataactaaaatgaaaaatataattgaaatacaaatgcaatttgaaacacataattcaaatacaaatataaatacaaatacaaatacaataaataaaaatacatttagaagataaacttaaatattattattattatttaaatttattaataataaaacattagtcataatttaaatatattaaataaaatataatatttaatatatgtaaagtaaatgaaatatttcgagaatattctttttggtgtaagatttgaagtaaatgggttggagatggatgttgtatttggtgcagaaatcgcactattttcgtgtaaaatttgcaccaaaatagattttgtggttaGAGATGGCCTAAAGTTTAAAAAGCAAAAGTCGTGCTAgcaatattttatatgttcatAGTATATCTACTACATGTAATAGAGTTGACCGAACAAGAGGTCTTATTTGGATATTAAGTCAAGCTATACCTTGCTAGGTTCGCGTAGTATTTCACTCCATAACCACAACTCATCCGTCCACTCCTTGAATAGTTAAGAAGAAAAATAGATATATACTTATTGAAAACTATTAAAGCTATGATGTTATAGTTGGAcattgatatatttatttttcattttttgtgttTCAATATAAATGTGCTAAAACTAGattcataatttcaaaatttgagaaacaaaatattatatgacAAACATTGATAGTCATTCATTAAAATTAAGTTGATGTATGTTAAGCTGCATAGAAAATGTTATGAATTATCTAAtggcaaaaaataataatacatgaatgataattataatataagaaGTGTGaaactaatatatattttactcTAAAGTTGATTTTACAAATCTATCCTTCGTTTGGTTTTACATTTGTTTAATTTATCGCTATTATTAACCATTTTGATCTTTtattaagtaattaattatattttttaatgcaaTATTTGATCtatgagaaaatattatatCTATCTATACATACAAATTAGCTTTATCAACATAATAATTCCGACACTATGGACAATGAATGTCCCTACATAACTACATCACATGATAGTTTGACTTATAAAGATTGGAGTAGTATTTTATgcgacgatctcacgaatctttatctgtgagacaggtcaatcaTATCGatgttcacaataaaagtaatattcttagcataaaaagtaatacttgttcatggatgacccaaataagagctctgtctcacaaaatacgacccgtgaaaccgtctcacgcaagtttttgcctaaaattTAAGGTTTGGTATGATACAAATAATGCGATTAAAATATTTGCGATAAATTTATGTAGTATATCATTAAAACGTTTGACattgaattttgttttttcGAGAATGAAAACAAGTATGCCttgggtttttttttgttttttattttcaggttttgtatttgtatatgcTACATTCTAATTATTccttattaatatatattttatatgtaatataattataaatacataTTACCATATGTTGGATATTacttcaatatatatattaatgtaaTGTTCCCAAAACACCGAATATTTGATTGAGACCGTAAGGACATGATTGATATGAATTATTGGAATAAGATACGaattaaatcaattttaaaatggAATGACATGTGAGTAAGAATGGAATGATgattatatttcaataattggtaaaaaaaaattaaatgaaaaataaatgtaatgaaattatttttaataatcaaatatattttttaattaaaaattcaaaataataatttactcaataaatattattattattattaaattatttgataaaataactatcatttaataaaattaatttattttaattaataatattgacattattattaaattatcatcattttattttttattataagtataattattaataaaaaaataaaaatatataaaataattataagtataattattaataaaaaaataaaaatatataaaataataatcataatatttattatttattcttgtTGTTGTTATCATTAcgatgaatatatatttaaaatatttaaattaaataaagtaatttttttgtaaaatagatAAAAACTGAAATTGAGAATGatcattttcatttaaaatgGGTAGAATTATCACTCTCATGAATATGAGAATACATTTTCATTGGAATGAATATTCTCATTCATGTGTTTTACCAAGCACAGATATAGTAAATGAGAGGTGAATGCCCATTTTATTTCCACCTACAAAAGCATGTCCTAAGGACATGATTGGTACGTTTGAatgaaggcaaaaacttgtgtgagacggtctcacgggtcgtatcgtgtgagacggatctcatatttgggtcatccatgaaaaaatattactttttatgctaagaatattactttatattgtgaatatcggtaatgttgacccgtctcataaataaagattcttgataccgtctcacaagagacctactcttgaatgaaaaaatgaataaaatcaaTTTCAGAATGGAATATGAGAGGGAATGAAATGAGAAATTTATTATATTCCTATTATTATatcaaaagaaatgaaaaatgaatgaaatggaaatatttttttataatcaaatgatattttattaaatattaaaataattgttaattactatatatttatcatttatcattaataataatattattattaatgttttCGCTATCAAATAAtaactaattatatttaattttaaaatatcatattaaacgataattttaatattattattttatttatttattattatattattaataatttctaataatttatttttgtcatcaaataacaataatagtttttatatatattgttcttataaaatttgttatcattttattactaatattatttttgctactatttgtgatatttatttatttattattagtattaatttattaaaattgattataaaagaaaataaaaattcctataattaaaatatttgaaaaataaaaatatagcatatattgataaatatgtacaataataaatataaaaaataaataataggaAACTTTCCgatttgataattaaattgGAAAGTTTACAAAATGAAAATAGATAAACTCAACCCAAATGGTATGAATGTCTATTTCATGTTCATTGGAATGAGTACTCGTTCTAAGGGAGAACCAAGCATGTAAATAAGAATGAGGTTGGGAAGACCTATTCTATTTTCATCTCATTCTCATGTATCAATAACGTCTCAAGAGTTAAAaaatatgagtaggtctctcgtgagacgatctcatgaatctttatctgcgagacaggtcaaccataccgatattcacaataaaaagtaatattcttagcatgaaaagtaatatgttttcattgatgatccaaataagagatccgtctcacaaaatacgaccagtgagaccgtctcacgcaagtgtttgtcaaaaaatattattttttctagaTATTTTAACTAAATCTTTAAAGAGGAAGAAAAGTAAGATCAAAGTAAGTTTCgaactgtaaaaaaaaaaaaaNNNNNNNNNNNNNNNNNNNNNNNNNNNNNNNNNNNNNNNNNNNNNNNNNNNNNNNNNNNNNNNNNNNNNNNNNNNNNNNNNNNNNNNNNNNNNNNNNNNNNNNNNNNNNNNNNNNNNNNNNNNNNNNNNNNNNNNNNNNNNNNNNNNNNNNNNNNNNNNNNNNNNNNNNNNNNNNNNNNNNNNNNNNNNNNNNNNNNNNNNNNNNNNNNNNNNNNNNNNNNNNNNNNNNNNNNNNNNNNNNNNNNNNNNNNNNNNNNNNNNNNNNNNNNtttttttaacaattgtttatttgatttaataaatatacttttaattttctaccattaaactttcaaatttaaatcggaaattttgttattacgtgtttaaattaaaatattattattatttttaattttttccaattttttaaaataaataaaattcgagtTAGGCGGGTTAGACGAGTTGAGTTGTGTTAAACATGTTCGTGTTTgggttgggaaaaaaatttcGCGTGTTGACCCAAAACCGACCTACCCGACCTGATTGACACCCCTATGAGATGGGTGTGTCGGCCCGATCGTCATTTCGATGGGTCAGAAAATTATCAGCTCAACTCACTTTTTTAATATAGCAAAACGATGAAATTTTTACCCAATGTTTGCAAAACTAATTTTGGTAGTTTTTAGTTTTCTTTTTAAGTGGAAGGACAAGAATAGTAAACCAAGTGAGCTTAATGGATAAAGGTTAATGAATACTAGTATATCGACGCAAGCGTTGTatgcttgtacaatattttttataattcatttgatttatatttaaataaagatcaaaatataattataagaaataatgaGAGACtaaactgtaattttgatatatgaatttaaaaaataaatagaaa comes from Primulina huaijiensis isolate GDHJ02 chromosome 2, ASM1229523v2, whole genome shotgun sequence and encodes:
- the LOC140964630 gene encoding zinc finger transcription factor YY1; translated protein: MDNHFAHNLFDRRSITKSRNPAVRWVREWVPQDLVATGGKCLVLKWVNEATLKAMKDKSKLPEAVEPEPEPTTEVLFLCSYEGCGKTFIDAGALRKHSHIHGERQYVCHYENCGKKFLDSSKLKRHFLIHTGERDFVCPHEGCGKAFSLDFNLRSHMKTHSQENYHLCPYPECGKRYAHEYKLKNHIASHHEKNGLDDVKYTTPVEKPAKTSKSNTGASGPASSDRPFACPYEGCEKAYIHEYKLNLHLRREHPGHFPDDKAKNNTRANTENEIDEGSDQEAYTGKRGNGKVQKQSRSKPGLKMPPSKVTQRKTTTTSSANLNVVKKPWPVKDEMYDEEDSEETEEERDNLAEGGWRYGENNDDDEEETEDEE